Proteins found in one Pseudomonas sp. P8_241 genomic segment:
- a CDS encoding OsmC family protein, with product MAITKKASAHWEGDLKTGIGSISTETGVLRDAPYGFKARFEGGKGTNPEELIGAAHAGCFSMAFSMILGEAGLKADSIDTHAEVTLDQVEGGFAITAVKLILKAKIPGATQAQFEELSNKAKEGCPVSKVLNAKISLDATLVG from the coding sequence ATGGCTATCACAAAGAAAGCATCGGCTCATTGGGAAGGTGATCTGAAAACCGGCATCGGTTCGATTTCCACTGAAACCGGAGTGCTCAGAGATGCACCTTATGGCTTCAAGGCGCGTTTCGAAGGCGGCAAAGGCACCAATCCGGAAGAGTTGATCGGCGCGGCCCACGCGGGCTGTTTCTCCATGGCGTTTTCAATGATTCTGGGCGAGGCCGGCCTGAAAGCCGACAGCATCGACACCCACGCTGAAGTCACTCTGGATCAGGTAGAGGGCGGTTTTGCGATCACGGCTGTAAAACTCATCCTCAAAGCGAAAATTCCCGGCGCTACCCAGGCGCAGTTCGAAGAACTGAGCAACAAGGCGAAGGAAGGCTGTCCGGTGTCCAAAGTGCTGAATGCGAAAATCAGCCTGGATGCCACGCTGGTCGGCTAA
- a CDS encoding DUF1161 domain-containing protein, whose translation MKKFMLAVGLLSLAGSAFADGKPCEELKAEIAAKLDAKGVSGYSLEIVDKGTRADGKVVGTCEKGAKVIVYKK comes from the coding sequence ATGAAGAAGTTCATGTTGGCGGTAGGTTTATTGAGCCTTGCGGGTTCAGCGTTTGCGGACGGCAAGCCGTGCGAAGAACTGAAAGCCGAAATTGCAGCGAAACTCGATGCCAAAGGCGTTTCCGGCTATTCACTGGAAATCGTCGACAAAGGTACCCGTGCCGATGGAAAAGTTGTCGGCACCTGCGAGAAGGGTGCCAAAGTCATCGTTTACAAGAAGTAG
- a CDS encoding DUF883 family protein: protein MANTSLRKASLQSMEAEIESLLKSLESLKDDTSDESRRTLKTLKSNAENALKHSRHLLSDAYEEVKVKTRETGIATRDYAQEHPWTTAGVAVGALGLLAAYLLCKRD, encoded by the coding sequence ATGGCCAACACTTCTTTACGTAAAGCCTCATTGCAAAGCATGGAAGCGGAGATCGAGAGTCTGCTCAAGTCTTTGGAAAGCCTTAAGGACGACACCTCGGACGAGTCGCGTAGAACCCTGAAAACCCTTAAAAGCAACGCCGAAAATGCGTTGAAACATTCGCGTCATCTGCTCTCCGATGCCTACGAAGAGGTCAAGGTGAAAACCCGTGAAACCGGAATCGCCACCCGCGATTACGCCCAGGAACATCCCTGGACCACCGCAGGTGTCGCAGTGGGGGCATTAGGCCTTTTGGCCGCTTATCTGTTGTGCAAGCGTGACTAA
- a CDS encoding dodecin: protein MTDHHTYKKVELVGSSTTSIEDAINNALAEASKSIKYLEWFEVTETRGHIKDGKAAHFQVTLKVGFRIASS, encoded by the coding sequence ATGACTGATCATCACACCTACAAGAAAGTCGAGCTGGTCGGCTCGTCCACCACCAGCATTGAAGATGCGATCAACAATGCGCTGGCTGAAGCCAGTAAAAGCATCAAGTACCTGGAATGGTTTGAAGTGACCGAAACCCGAGGGCACATCAAGGACGGCAAAGCCGCGCACTTTCAGGTAACCCTCAAGGTTGGGTTCCGAATTGCCAGCAGCTGA
- a CDS encoding LLM class flavin-dependent oxidoreductase: MKRLSDIKFSTLDLVPVRENGSPAQSLRNSLDLAQHVEKFGYNRFWVAEHHNMDGIASSATSVLLGYLAGGTSTIRVGSGGVMLPNHAPLVIAEQFGTLESLYPGRIDLGLGRAPGSDQLTARALRRERSGSADDFPEDVAELVRYLGPRTADQRIIAMPGTGTNVPIWLLGSSLFSAQLAGERGLPYAFASHFAPRYMHEAIRVYRNHFKPSAVLDKPYVMLGVPLVAADTDEQADYLATTVYQRILALMRGQSLVQRPPVETMDGLWLPHEREAVRDFLGLAMVGSPQKIRAKLDVLIEQTQADELIFTCDLYEHADRVHSYELLAQVMKG, encoded by the coding sequence ATGAAACGACTGTCCGATATCAAGTTTTCGACCCTCGATCTGGTGCCGGTGCGCGAGAACGGCAGCCCTGCCCAGTCACTGCGCAACTCGCTGGACCTGGCGCAACATGTCGAGAAGTTCGGCTACAACCGCTTCTGGGTAGCCGAGCACCACAACATGGATGGCATCGCCAGTTCCGCTACGTCGGTGCTGCTCGGCTACCTGGCTGGCGGCACGTCGACCATTCGCGTCGGTTCGGGTGGCGTGATGCTGCCCAACCATGCTCCGTTGGTCATTGCCGAACAATTCGGCACCCTGGAAAGCCTTTACCCTGGCCGCATCGATCTGGGCCTTGGTCGTGCTCCAGGCTCCGATCAGCTGACCGCGCGCGCCTTGCGCCGTGAACGCTCCGGCAGCGCCGACGACTTCCCCGAAGACGTAGCAGAACTGGTCCGCTACCTCGGTCCGCGAACTGCGGACCAACGAATCATCGCGATGCCGGGAACCGGGACTAATGTGCCGATCTGGCTGTTGGGCTCAAGCCTGTTCAGTGCACAACTGGCGGGTGAGCGAGGATTGCCCTATGCGTTCGCCTCCCATTTCGCGCCCCGCTACATGCACGAAGCGATTCGCGTCTATCGCAATCACTTCAAACCTTCGGCCGTATTGGATAAACCCTACGTGATGCTCGGTGTGCCTCTGGTAGCAGCCGACACCGATGAGCAGGCCGACTACCTGGCGACTACTGTGTATCAGCGTATTCTCGCGCTCATGCGTGGCCAGAGCCTGGTTCAACGTCCACCCGTAGAAACCATGGATGGCCTGTGGCTACCCCATGAACGGGAAGCCGTGCGCGATTTCCTCGGTTTGGCCATGGTTGGCAGCCCGCAGAAAATTCGCGCCAAACTGGACGTGCTCATTGAGCAGACCCAGGCAGATGAGCTGATTTTTACTTGCGACTTGTATGAACATGCCGATCGCGTGCATTCCTACGAACTGCTGGCGCAAGTCATGAAGGGTTGA
- a CDS encoding DUF1161 domain-containing protein, whose product MKRFALAVICCALATSALAAPKPCEELKAEIEAKIQARGVTSYTLEIVANDEVHDQNMVVGSCENGTKKIIYQKNDR is encoded by the coding sequence ATGAAACGTTTTGCCTTGGCGGTTATCTGTTGTGCGCTGGCCACATCGGCTCTCGCAGCACCGAAACCCTGTGAAGAACTCAAGGCCGAGATCGAAGCCAAGATCCAGGCCCGTGGGGTAACGTCTTACACACTCGAAATCGTCGCCAACGACGAAGTACACGATCAAAACATGGTCGTGGGGTCGTGTGAAAACGGCACCAAGAAAATCATCTACCAGAAGAACGACCGCTGA
- a CDS encoding aminopeptidase: protein MIRPLRSLGLLDRVFRVLFPAVMFLLLNGCASVSYYSQLVSGQLQLLRAREPVSEVIADPAQDQKLRAHLAQSQKARTFASQQLHLPDNQSYRLYADIGRPFVVWNVFVTPEFSLTPQNHCFPIAGCVAYRGYYSQSAARGEAALQRLQGMDVWIGGVEAYSTLGWFNDPIMNSMMSWGDERLATLIFHELAHQRIYVKDDTEFNESFATFVEQEGTRQWRASRNLPPDNDAQARQRDQFIQLVLDTRTRLEKLYALPLPAEQMRQRKATEFERLRGEYRQMRDRQWAGDKRYDAWINAPMNNARLLPFGLYDQWVPAFGALFRQADGDWQNFYAAVEKLGAVPLNERKAALKALSGSAGANQPKNQ from the coding sequence TTGATCAGGCCGCTTCGAAGCCTTGGGTTACTTGATCGCGTTTTTCGCGTTTTGTTTCCGGCTGTGATGTTTTTGTTACTCAACGGTTGCGCCAGCGTTAGCTATTACAGCCAGTTGGTCAGTGGTCAATTGCAATTGCTGCGGGCCAGGGAACCCGTTTCCGAAGTGATTGCCGATCCGGCTCAAGATCAAAAACTGCGCGCTCACCTGGCCCAATCGCAAAAGGCCCGGACGTTCGCCAGCCAGCAGCTGCATCTGCCGGATAACCAGAGCTATCGCCTGTACGCCGACATTGGCCGGCCGTTCGTGGTCTGGAATGTATTCGTCACGCCGGAGTTCTCCCTGACCCCGCAAAACCATTGTTTTCCCATCGCGGGGTGCGTGGCTTATCGCGGTTATTACAGCCAGAGTGCGGCTCGCGGCGAAGCAGCCCTGCAACGACTTCAAGGTATGGATGTGTGGATTGGCGGCGTCGAGGCCTATTCGACGCTCGGTTGGTTCAACGATCCGATCATGAATTCGATGATGAGTTGGGGCGACGAGCGGCTGGCAACGCTGATTTTTCACGAGCTGGCGCATCAGCGTATTTATGTGAAGGACGACACCGAGTTCAACGAGTCATTTGCCACTTTTGTCGAGCAAGAGGGCACTCGCCAGTGGCGCGCCTCTCGCAACCTGCCACCGGACAACGATGCACAGGCCCGCCAGCGCGACCAGTTCATTCAACTGGTCCTGGATACCCGTACACGACTGGAGAAACTGTACGCACTGCCGTTGCCCGCCGAACAAATGCGTCAGCGCAAGGCGACGGAGTTTGAGCGGTTGCGCGGTGAGTATCGACAAATGCGCGACCGTCAGTGGGCAGGAGACAAACGTTACGACGCCTGGATCAATGCCCCAATGAACAACGCCAGGCTACTGCCGTTTGGTCTTTATGACCAATGGGTGCCTGCGTTCGGCGCGCTGTTCCGTCAGGCCGACGGTGATTGGCAGAACTTCTACGCCGCCGTGGAAAAGCTTGGCGCGGTGCCGCTCAACGAGCGCAAAGCAGCACTCAAGGCGCTGTCGGGATCAGCAGGCGCCAATCAACCGAAGAACCAGTAG
- the trpB gene encoding tryptophan synthase subunit beta: MTQTNLRNGPDANGLFGAFGGRYVAETLMPLILDLAREYELAKEDPAFKEELAYFQRDYVGRPSPLYFAERLTEFCGGAKIYLKREELNHTGAHKINNCIGQILLARRMGKKRIIAETGAGMHGVATATVAARFGLDCVIYMGTTDIERQQANVFRMKLLGAEVIPVVAGTGTLKDAMNEALRDWVTNVDSTFYLIGTVAGPHPYPAMVRDFQAVIGKETREQLQAQEGRLPDSLVACIGGGSNAMGLFHPFLDDKSVEIIGVEAAGYGIETGKHAASLNGGVPGVLHGNRTFLLQDDDGQIIDAHSISAGLDYPGIGPEHAWLHDIGRVQYTSVTDDEALAAFHQCCRLEGIIPALESAHALAEVFKRAPSLPKDHLMVVNLSGRGDKDMQTVMHHMEQSKQEKH, from the coding sequence ATGACCCAGACTAATCTGCGCAACGGCCCCGACGCCAACGGCCTGTTTGGCGCGTTCGGCGGCCGTTACGTCGCTGAAACCCTGATGCCGCTGATCCTCGACCTGGCCCGCGAATACGAGTTGGCCAAGGAAGATCCTGCCTTCAAGGAAGAACTGGCCTACTTCCAGCGCGACTACGTGGGTCGTCCAAGCCCGCTCTATTTCGCTGAGCGCCTGACCGAGTTCTGCGGCGGCGCGAAGATCTACCTCAAGCGTGAAGAGCTGAACCACACCGGCGCGCACAAGATCAACAACTGCATCGGCCAGATCCTGCTGGCACGGCGCATGGGTAAAAAACGCATCATCGCCGAGACCGGCGCCGGCATGCACGGTGTGGCCACTGCCACCGTCGCTGCGCGTTTCGGTCTGGATTGCGTGATCTACATGGGCACCACTGACATTGAGCGTCAGCAGGCCAACGTATTCCGCATGAAGCTGCTGGGCGCGGAAGTGATCCCGGTCGTGGCGGGCACCGGTACCTTGAAAGATGCGATGAACGAAGCGTTGCGTGACTGGGTAACCAACGTCGATAGCACGTTCTACCTGATCGGTACTGTGGCCGGACCGCACCCTTATCCAGCGATGGTTCGCGACTTCCAGGCCGTGATCGGCAAGGAAACCCGCGAGCAGCTGCAAGCCCAGGAAGGTCGTCTGCCAGACAGTCTGGTGGCGTGCATCGGCGGTGGTTCCAACGCCATGGGCCTGTTTCACCCGTTCCTTGACGACAAGAGCGTCGAAATCATCGGCGTTGAAGCGGCCGGCTACGGTATCGAAACCGGCAAACATGCGGCCAGTCTGAACGGCGGCGTACCGGGCGTGCTGCACGGTAACCGTACCTTCCTGCTGCAAGACGATGACGGACAGATCATCGACGCCCACTCGATTTCTGCTGGCCTGGACTACCCAGGCATCGGCCCGGAACACGCCTGGTTGCATGACATTGGCCGCGTTCAGTACACCTCGGTGACCGACGATGAAGCTCTAGCTGCGTTCCACCAGTGCTGCCGCCTGGAAGGGATCATTCCTGCCCTGGAAAGTGCTCATGCCCTGGCTGAAGTGTTCAAGCGCGCGCCTTCCCTGCCAAAGGATCACCTGATGGTGGTCAACCTGTCCGGCCGTGGCGACAAAGACATGCAAACCGTGATGCACCATATGGAACAATCCAAGCAGGAGAAACACTGA
- a CDS encoding LysR family transcriptional regulator produces the protein MSHDLPPLNALRAFEATARLNSVSQAAEQLHVTHGAVSRQLKVLEEHLGVSLFVKEGRGLKLTDAGMRLRDASAEAFERLRTVCAELTQSTADAPFVLGCSGSLLARWFIPRLGRLNADLPDLRLHLSAGEGDLDPRRPGLDALLVFAEPPWPADMQVFELASERIGPVMSPRFAGFERLKNSPTEALLGEPLLHTTSRPQAWPSWAQQRDLDARTLTYGQGFEHLYYLLEAAVAGLGVAIAPEPLVAEDLKAGRLVAPWGFSETCAQLALWLPKRAADGRARQLAQWLKHELSRAD, from the coding sequence ATGAGCCATGATCTCCCACCGTTGAACGCCCTGCGCGCCTTCGAAGCCACTGCCCGCTTGAACAGTGTCAGTCAGGCTGCTGAACAGCTGCACGTGACCCATGGTGCAGTCAGCCGTCAGCTGAAAGTGCTCGAAGAGCACTTGGGGGTGAGTCTCTTCGTCAAGGAAGGTCGCGGCCTGAAACTCACAGATGCCGGTATGCGCCTTCGCGACGCAAGCGCCGAAGCGTTCGAACGCTTGCGCACCGTCTGCGCTGAGCTCACGCAAAGTACTGCCGATGCACCTTTCGTGCTCGGCTGTTCAGGCAGCCTGCTGGCGCGCTGGTTTATTCCGCGACTGGGACGGCTCAATGCGGATTTGCCGGACCTTCGCTTACACCTGTCTGCCGGAGAGGGCGATCTTGACCCGAGACGGCCGGGGCTGGATGCACTGCTTGTATTCGCCGAGCCGCCGTGGCCAGCCGACATGCAGGTTTTTGAACTGGCCAGCGAACGCATCGGCCCGGTCATGAGCCCGCGCTTTGCCGGTTTTGAGCGACTCAAAAACTCGCCGACAGAAGCGCTGCTTGGCGAACCATTGTTGCACACCACATCACGCCCACAAGCCTGGCCTAGCTGGGCGCAGCAGCGTGACCTGGATGCCAGGACGTTGACCTATGGTCAGGGTTTCGAGCATTTGTATTATTTGCTGGAGGCCGCTGTCGCCGGGCTGGGTGTGGCGATTGCGCCCGAACCCTTAGTGGCCGAGGACTTGAAGGCGGGTCGCCTGGTTGCACCCTGGGGTTTCAGCGAAACCTGCGCGCAACTGGCGTTGTGGTTGCCCAAGCGCGCCGCAGACGGACGCGCCCGGCAACTGGCGCAGTGGCTCAAGCATGAGCTGAGCCGAGCGGATTAG